A window of Methanobacterium veterum contains these coding sequences:
- a CDS encoding aspartate aminotransferase family protein has product MDKILDTFQVEDTHYASFANKTKISIENGKGVYAYDEEGKKYIDLTAGWGVTSIGHANPVIKNALLEQGQKIIQNPNSGATYSPARSKLISLMQDILPENLTRIFFANSGAEANDAAIKLARKATGKLNIISTVNSFHGRTISTVSATGQDSHRGRFNPLIPNHIFVPYNDIRAIENVIGDDVAAVIVEPIQGEGGVNVPDPDYLKNLSDLCTKNNVLLIADEIQTGFYRTGTLFASDNVKIDILTMAKGIAGGFPFGAFAITENVHDKLNIGDHGGTYCGNPLGCAVAYSVISYMLDSKIWENVEEVSKFTFKKLNKMQKEHPDIIKDVRGKGLLIAIELIDDIVASSINSKCLDKGLILNVTHGNIVRIFPALNISKEEMEEGLKIFENTLREL; this is encoded by the coding sequence ATGGACAAAATTTTAGACACATTTCAAGTTGAAGACACGCACTACGCCTCTTTTGCAAATAAGACAAAAATATCAATAGAAAATGGCAAAGGAGTGTACGCTTACGATGAAGAAGGTAAAAAATATATAGATCTCACTGCAGGATGGGGAGTAACAAGTATAGGGCATGCAAATCCTGTTATTAAAAACGCTCTTCTAGAGCAGGGGCAGAAAATCATACAAAACCCAAATTCAGGAGCAACATACTCACCAGCAAGGTCTAAACTTATATCCTTAATGCAGGATATCTTGCCTGAAAATTTGACCCGCATATTTTTTGCAAACAGTGGAGCAGAAGCAAATGATGCTGCAATTAAGCTTGCAAGGAAAGCAACTGGAAAATTAAATATCATATCCACAGTAAACAGCTTTCACGGGCGAACCATAAGTACAGTATCCGCAACCGGACAGGACAGCCACAGGGGACGGTTTAATCCGCTGATTCCAAACCATATTTTTGTCCCCTACAACGATATCAGGGCTATTGAAAACGTTATAGGTGATGATGTCGCTGCAGTAATAGTCGAACCTATACAGGGTGAAGGTGGAGTTAATGTGCCCGATCCGGACTATCTTAAAAATTTATCAGATTTATGCACCAAAAATAATGTTCTTTTAATAGCAGATGAAATTCAGACCGGGTTTTACAGGACAGGAACTCTATTTGCCTCAGATAATGTTAAGATTGATATTTTGACCATGGCAAAAGGCATCGCTGGAGGATTCCCTTTTGGAGCATTTGCAATTACAGAGAATGTGCATGATAAACTCAACATAGGGGACCATGGAGGAACATACTGTGGAAACCCGCTTGGCTGTGCAGTTGCATATTCTGTCATCAGTTATATGCTTGACAGCAAAATCTGGGAAAATGTGGAAGAAGTAAGTAAATTCACATTTAAAAAGCTAAATAAAATGCAAAAAGAACATCCAGATATAATAAAAGATGTAAGAGGAAAAGGGCTATTAATTGCCATAGAATTAATAGACGACATTGTTGCATCTTCCATAAATTCAAAATGTCTTGATAAAGGACTTATCTTAAATGTGACACATGGAAACATAGTCCGAATATTTCCAGCTTTAAATATATCAAAAGAAGAGATGGAAGAAGGGCTAAAAATATTTGAGAACACTTTAAGAGAATTATAA
- a CDS encoding epoxyqueuosine reductase encodes MIVFAKRVPHGSINAENCIPYTHANNVITQLVDNLGLELCRVLEDLGITTVPIPSDDPSEHWEAEEQYARGILSLRHAGYFAGLGVMGKNTLIINEKYGNMIQIGAVLVDVPLENDPIANYEGCLEKCSLCIDSCPQKALERTTVDQKLCRELSNFVTERGFNLKKCNLCRTVCPHCLGI; translated from the coding sequence GTGATAGTCTTTGCAAAAAGGGTTCCTCATGGATCTATAAATGCTGAAAACTGCATTCCATATACACATGCAAATAATGTAATTACCCAACTTGTTGATAACTTAGGGTTGGAACTCTGCCGGGTTTTAGAAGATTTAGGAATAACTACAGTTCCTATTCCTTCAGATGATCCTTCAGAACACTGGGAAGCTGAGGAACAGTATGCAAGAGGTATTTTATCACTGAGGCATGCAGGATATTTTGCAGGGTTAGGAGTCATGGGCAAAAATACGCTGATTATAAACGAAAAATACGGCAATATGATACAGATAGGGGCCGTTTTAGTAGATGTACCACTTGAAAATGATCCTATAGCAAATTATGAAGGCTGTTTAGAAAAATGCAGTCTTTGTATAGATTCATGCCCTCAAAAAGCACTGGAAAGAACAACTGTTGATCAAAAGTTGTGCAGAGAACTGTCAAACTTTGTAACGGAACGTGGATTTAATTTAAAGAAATGCAACCTGTGCAGGACTGTATGCCCCCATTGTTTAGGAATTTGA
- a CDS encoding DNA-directed DNA polymerase, with amino-acid sequence METKRFILLDIDYVTENNRPVVRLFGKERGDNKGRSIIALDRHFRPYIYVIPMGNTEDCIKQINTLDVDEIRIVQKKDITQEKEMLEVILFHPQDVPKLRDKIWNLSEVKEIREHDIPFYRRYLIDNALFPMGEVVVNGKTKTQKAGPGISSTDENLCIFNMEGKPEPVAGGIPDLKVMSFDIEVRNPKGMPSADKDEIIMISLASNFGLESVLSTKRSSFDYVETLESEKEMIKRFTEIVNTECPDLILGYNSDNFDFPYINDRAKKLGVPMNIGMDGSGIKFLRRGFTSAAVVRGRLHIDLYPIMRRHLTLDRYTLERVYKELFGEDKEDVEGDEIWKYWDSNGEKLEELFSYSMDDAIAAYKVGDKMLPINRELTRIVGQPFFDITRMASGQMVEWLLTRKAYEYGEVIPNKPSQSEYSRRRGFKYVGGYVKEPVKGLHENILSFDFKSLYPSIIISKNISPDTLLKNEETEEFHTAPEVPHKFRKEPVGFVPSVIGNLLKERAKIKDIMKKTDDPMEKKILNVQQQALKTLANSMYGLYGFARFRWYSGECADAVTAWGRDYIKKTMKKAEKFGFKAIYADTDGFYATYTGNVEDDA; translated from the coding sequence ATGGAAACTAAACGATTCATCCTCTTAGACATCGATTATGTAACAGAAAACAACCGTCCGGTGGTTAGACTCTTCGGAAAAGAACGTGGAGACAATAAAGGAAGATCTATAATTGCCCTGGACAGACATTTCAGGCCTTACATCTATGTAATCCCCATGGGCAATACTGAAGACTGTATCAAACAGATTAACACACTTGACGTGGATGAAATCAGGATCGTACAAAAAAAGGACATTACTCAGGAAAAAGAAATGCTGGAAGTTATTTTGTTCCATCCTCAAGATGTTCCTAAGCTTAGAGACAAAATATGGAATTTAAGCGAAGTGAAAGAGATCAGAGAACATGATATTCCTTTTTACAGGAGATATTTAATTGACAACGCCCTCTTCCCAATGGGCGAAGTTGTTGTAAACGGGAAAACCAAAACACAGAAAGCTGGACCTGGAATATCATCAACTGATGAAAATTTATGTATTTTTAACATGGAAGGGAAACCTGAACCAGTAGCCGGAGGAATTCCTGATTTAAAAGTTATGAGTTTTGATATTGAAGTTAGAAATCCAAAAGGAATGCCCAGTGCAGATAAAGATGAAATAATCATGATAAGTCTTGCAAGCAACTTTGGGCTTGAAAGCGTGCTTTCAACTAAACGTTCATCCTTTGATTACGTAGAAACACTTGAAAGCGAAAAAGAAATGATAAAACGTTTCACTGAAATTGTAAATACAGAGTGTCCAGACCTAATTTTAGGATACAACTCAGATAACTTTGATTTTCCATATATCAATGATAGGGCAAAAAAATTAGGCGTTCCCATGAATATAGGAATGGACGGTTCTGGAATTAAATTTTTAAGGCGTGGATTCACATCAGCAGCTGTAGTCCGCGGCAGGCTGCATATTGACCTCTACCCAATTATGAGGCGCCACCTGACACTTGACCGTTATACCCTAGAAAGAGTGTATAAAGAGCTCTTTGGTGAAGACAAGGAAGATGTGGAAGGAGATGAAATCTGGAAATACTGGGATTCAAACGGTGAAAAACTGGAAGAACTGTTTTCATATTCCATGGACGACGCTATCGCAGCCTATAAAGTGGGAGATAAAATGCTGCCAATAAATAGAGAGCTTACCAGGATTGTAGGGCAGCCATTTTTTGATATCACAAGAATGGCATCTGGACAAATGGTAGAATGGCTTCTTACACGAAAAGCTTACGAATATGGTGAAGTAATACCTAATAAACCATCACAATCAGAATATTCAAGAAGAAGAGGTTTTAAATACGTAGGTGGTTACGTTAAAGAACCTGTAAAAGGCCTCCATGAAAATATCCTTTCATTTGATTTCAAGAGCCTGTATCCAAGCATAATCATTTCTAAAAACATCTCTCCAGATACTTTGCTTAAAAATGAAGAGACTGAAGAATTTCATACCGCACCTGAAGTACCTCATAAATTCAGAAAAGAACCTGTTGGTTTTGTACCATCTGTAATTGGAAATTTACTGAAAGAAAGGGCAAAGATAAAGGACATTATGAAAAAAACAGATGACCCCATGGAGAAAAAGATATTGAATGTTCAGCAGCAGGCGCTTAAAACCCTTGCAAATTCTATGTACGGCCTTTACGGTTTTGCAAGGTTTAGGTGGTACAGTGGAGAATGTGCCGACGCTGTAACAGCCTGGGGACGGGATTATATCAAAAAAACCATGAAAAAAGCAGAAAAATTCGGTTTTAAAGCGATTTATGCAGATACAGATGGTTTTTATGCTACATATACTGGAAATGTAGAAGACGATGCTTAA